The Gymnodinialimonas sp. 57CJ19 genome includes a window with the following:
- a CDS encoding MBL fold metallo-hydrolase: MTQDYIALLGTKGGPAIRPGSSMPTSNLVCLNGQMIVLDCGLGVTRGLVDQGMQLKDLSLILISHLHSDHYLELGPLIHTAWTAGLKTPVDIYGPDGLEAYWAGFLSSMKADIDLRTEDEGRPDLRDLITFHVVDAGPVLECCGISVTALRTLHPPLVDCFAYVFKTAKAHVVFSGDTAPLDALEEFARGADILVHEAMLESALPALMARIGNGSDKLMAHWLRSHSFAHDAALTAQKAGVKRLALSHLIPSDDPTYGEQDWQKAVDPHWDGLLTIGYDGVKIEL, encoded by the coding sequence ATGACACAGGATTACATCGCCCTTTTGGGCACCAAGGGCGGGCCTGCCATTCGGCCCGGTTCGTCCATGCCGACATCCAATCTGGTTTGCCTGAACGGTCAGATGATCGTGTTGGATTGCGGTCTGGGCGTGACCCGGGGCCTTGTGGATCAAGGGATGCAGCTAAAGGATCTATCGCTGATCCTGATCAGTCACCTGCACTCCGATCATTATCTGGAGCTTGGCCCGCTGATCCACACAGCATGGACAGCCGGGCTGAAAACGCCGGTGGATATCTACGGCCCCGATGGGCTTGAGGCCTATTGGGCTGGTTTTCTGTCCTCCATGAAGGCTGACATCGACCTGCGCACGGAAGATGAGGGCAGGCCAGATCTGCGCGACCTGATAACCTTTCATGTGGTCGACGCGGGCCCGGTGTTGGAGTGCTGCGGCATCTCGGTAACCGCTTTGCGCACCCTGCATCCGCCCTTGGTCGACTGCTTTGCCTACGTCTTCAAGACCGCAAAGGCCCATGTCGTTTTTTCTGGCGATACGGCCCCGCTGGACGCGCTCGAAGAATTTGCACGCGGTGCGGATATCCTTGTCCATGAGGCGATGCTGGAGTCCGCCCTGCCCGCCTTGATGGCACGTATCGGCAACGGGTCGGACAAGCTGATGGCCCATTGGCTGCGCTCCCATAGCTTCGCCCACGACGCTGCGCTCACCGCGCAGAAAGCCGGCGTCAAGCGTTTGGCGCTTTCGCATCTGATCCCGTCCGACGACCCAACCTACGGCGAGCAAGACTGGCAAAAGGCCGTTGATCCGCATTGGGACGGCCTGCTTACTATCGGCTACGATGGGGTCAAGATTGAGCTTTAA
- a CDS encoding aspartate aminotransferase family protein codes for MKDSNFLKEHNGRLMWHPMTSPKDTIDQPPKIITGSHGVNITDIDGHTVVDGVGGLWNVNLGYSCQPVKDAIAAQLDQLPYYSTFRGTSNDAVIELSYELSEFFAPDGLSRAFFTSGGSDSVETALRLARQYHKLKGAPGRTKFLSLKKGYHGTHMGGASVNGNANFRTAYEPLLPGCYHIPAPYTYRNPFNETDPEKLAHLCVQALEDEIAFQGADTIAAMIMEPILGAGGVIPPHKSFAPMVQEICNRNGILLITDEVITAFGRTGAWSGARLWGIQPDMMATAKAITNGYFPFGAVMLGDRMIDVFEGNPAAKIGHGYTYSGHPVGAAAALACLAETKRLNVVDNAAARGTQLYEGCKALMERHDIIGDVRGGHGLMTAIEMVSDRDTKKPIDAATAATVQEVAYQSGAMVRVSGPNLILSPSLILSEAEANTILAALDAGFSAA; via the coding sequence ATGAAAGACTCAAACTTCCTGAAGGAACATAACGGCCGCTTGATGTGGCACCCGATGACATCGCCCAAAGACACCATCGACCAGCCCCCGAAGATCATCACCGGATCGCACGGCGTGAACATCACCGATATCGACGGCCACACTGTTGTCGATGGTGTCGGCGGACTTTGGAACGTCAATCTGGGTTATTCGTGCCAGCCGGTGAAGGATGCCATTGCAGCGCAGCTTGACCAGCTGCCCTATTACTCGACGTTCCGCGGCACGTCCAATGACGCCGTGATTGAGCTGTCTTATGAGTTGAGCGAATTCTTCGCGCCAGACGGGTTGAGCCGCGCCTTCTTTACCTCGGGCGGATCGGATTCCGTGGAAACGGCGCTGCGCCTTGCGCGGCAGTACCACAAGCTGAAGGGCGCACCGGGGCGCACCAAGTTTCTCAGCCTGAAGAAGGGTTATCACGGCACCCACATGGGGGGCGCGTCGGTGAACGGCAATGCCAATTTCCGCACCGCCTATGAGCCGCTGTTGCCCGGTTGCTACCACATCCCTGCCCCCTATACGTATCGCAATCCGTTCAATGAAACAGACCCTGAAAAGCTGGCGCATCTCTGCGTTCAGGCCCTAGAGGATGAGATCGCGTTCCAAGGTGCCGACACGATTGCCGCGATGATCATGGAACCGATCCTTGGGGCCGGCGGTGTCATCCCCCCCCACAAGTCCTTTGCGCCGATGGTTCAGGAGATCTGCAACCGCAATGGCATCTTGTTGATCACCGACGAGGTCATCACCGCATTCGGGCGCACCGGTGCCTGGTCGGGCGCGCGGCTTTGGGGCATTCAACCCGACATGATGGCCACCGCCAAGGCGATCACGAACGGCTACTTCCCCTTTGGTGCCGTCATGCTGGGGGACCGGATGATTGACGTCTTCGAAGGCAACCCAGCGGCCAAAATCGGCCATGGATATACCTATTCCGGCCACCCGGTCGGGGCCGCGGCAGCCCTGGCCTGTCTGGCAGAAACCAAGCGCCTGAACGTGGTCGACAACGCGGCGGCGCGGGGAACGCAGCTATATGAGGGCTGCAAGGCGTTGATGGAAAGGCATGACATCATCGGTGACGTGCGCGGGGGGCACGGTTTGATGACCGCGATCGAGATGGTCAGCGATCGGGACACGAAGAAGCCCATCGACGCCGCCACAGCCGCAACCGTGCAAGAGGTCGCCTATCAAAGCGGTGCCATGGTGCGGGTGTCCGGCCCCAACCTGATCCTGTCGCCGTCATTGATCCTGAGCGAGGCTGAAGCGAACACGATCCTGGCCGCACTGGATGCCGGTTTCTCCGCCGCTTGA
- a CDS encoding dipeptidase, with amino-acid sequence MPDPIPFFDGHNDFLLRLLKSASARSETWLGDAGQGHLDLGRMRQSGFAGGLFAIFVPPVPSGPPVDFMAQMANPPYAIPFPPLMEHGTAQPTALAMAGLLHWMERAAPDDFKVCRTVEQMRAAMDQGVIAGVMHMEGAEAIGPDLDALYLFHDMGLRSLGPVWSRPTIFGHGVPMAFPGTPDTGPGLTEKGKDLVRLCDRLGIMIDLSHLNEAGFNDVAAISTAPLVATHSNAHALCPSPRNLTDRQLHMIRERGGMVGFNFATFYLNADGTSAPDIGWETMLRQLDHMIAEVGEDHVGLGSDFDGCIVPRCIGDVTGVPALFRAMADHGYDAALIQKLAQDNWLACLDRVLH; translated from the coding sequence ATGCCAGACCCCATTCCCTTCTTCGACGGTCACAACGATTTTCTGCTGCGGCTCCTGAAGTCGGCAAGTGCCCGGTCCGAGACATGGCTGGGCGACGCGGGGCAGGGACACCTTGATCTTGGGCGGATGAGGCAGTCGGGCTTTGCGGGGGGGCTGTTTGCGATCTTCGTCCCGCCCGTCCCAAGCGGGCCGCCCGTCGACTTCATGGCGCAAATGGCGAACCCTCCCTATGCCATCCCGTTTCCACCCCTGATGGAACATGGCACCGCGCAGCCCACGGCGCTTGCGATGGCGGGACTCTTGCATTGGATGGAGCGCGCGGCACCGGATGATTTCAAGGTCTGCCGCACGGTAGAGCAGATGCGCGCGGCGATGGATCAGGGCGTTATCGCCGGGGTGATGCACATGGAAGGGGCCGAGGCCATCGGCCCCGATCTGGACGCGCTGTACCTGTTTCACGACATGGGGCTGCGGTCCCTTGGGCCGGTGTGGAGCCGTCCAACGATTTTTGGCCATGGCGTGCCGATGGCGTTTCCCGGCACGCCCGATACCGGGCCGGGTCTGACCGAGAAAGGCAAGGACCTTGTCCGGCTGTGCGACCGGTTGGGGATCATGATTGATCTGTCACACCTGAACGAAGCCGGGTTCAACGACGTCGCCGCGATTTCGACCGCGCCTCTGGTTGCAACCCATTCCAATGCCCACGCGCTTTGCCCGTCACCGCGCAACTTGACCGACCGCCAACTGCACATGATCCGAGAGCGTGGCGGCATGGTCGGGTTCAACTTCGCGACGTTCTACCTCAACGCCGATGGCACGTCGGCGCCAGATATCGGGTGGGAGACGATGCTGCGCCAACTCGACCACATGATTGCCGAGGTGGGCGAGGACCACGTCGGACTTGGATCCGACTTCGACGGGTGCATCGTGCCCCGGTGCATTGGCGATGTGACCGGGGTGCCCGCGCTGTTTCGCGCGATGGCAGATCACGGGTATGACGCAGCGCTGATCCAAAAGCTGGCGCAAGACAACTGGCTGGCATGCCTTGACCGGGTCTTGCATTGA